From Phycisphaerae bacterium:
CGCGCGGTAGAAGGTGTTCGCGGTCATGGGTGTGACTCCGGGAGTGACATCATACGTCACAATAGTCGGCGTTCGGTCGCTCCCTGAAGCGTTCTTCCAGCTGCCGCGGATTTGGTTCTTATACAGTTCGATCTGAAGCCATTCGGCGGAATCCGTGCTGAACTGGTTGGTTGTCCAGCCGATCTTGTCGCGGAAGGGCCAATAGGAATCGCCCGTGTTGCCGGGTGTTTGGAAGTCCATCCGGATGATCACGCCGGCAATGGTGGGATCCTTCCACTCGAACGGCCGGGCGACCCAGTGGAAATTCCGGGCGGCCGCAGAGAGGCCGACGGAACCCCCGACGCCCGCGCCGGCCTGAATGATCGGATCATCACTGGTGCCGCTTTGACCCCACCAGGGATCCGTGTCACGCAGGTGCCAGCCGATGGGGTAGATCGCGGGATTCTCGAAATCCTCAAGAAAGGACTCACCATAAGCCACCCCGACGGCCGCCATAACACCCAGAACACCTACCGCGTTCATTGTCATCGGGCCCCATCGCATCGTTTACTCCTCCTTCCAGTTAAGATTCGCTTCAACGACTACATACGATTGGCCACGTGCCGGCCCCTTTCTGGGGCTCCGTCGCGGCCGAGCGGACTCATGGCCAGCCGATTTGGGTGCCGCGCACCCACTCCACGTGCGTGTCGGCAAAAACCACATTTGTCCCACCTGCTCCGGACCTGCGATGACTACCGACGTTCGCTCTACCAATCAGTTGGTTGGGCTGATCGCCGAGTATGTGTTCGCCGGCTGCACAGAAAGCCACGGCGCTGGTACTCATGCTCCCACTCCGAAGACGTTTCACGTCTCCCATCGTCCAGCGGCGACAGGCACTCTTGGACGGATCGTTGGGGCGGCCTCCCGGAAGCAAGCTGCCCTCGATCGAGGGTACCGGGAGACCATCCGCAAACGTGGTCCGCAGTTCCTGCGGAACGCGGATTTTGTTCCATGAAAACGAAGCAAATCGGGGCAGGCCGTCCCCGGCCGCGCCCTTGCCACTAGGCCATGCGACGCCGTGAGCCGGGAGGCGTTGCGGGACTATGTTTTCCCAAAGCCAAGTCTGGAAGCTCTCAAACCGCCCCTGTTTCTCGTAGAACCGGAAGAACCCCTCGTCCCGCCACGTTTCGTGCCCTGGTCCGCGGCCGCGTTCAAAGGGACACGCATACTGTTCCGGCATTGCTTTGGCTTCGTAAGCATCCTTGGTGGCACGATCCCACACCGTCTCCGGATCAAACTGTCCACCATATCTGGATCCCAGGTGGTTCGTTCCCTGGTCATATTTGCGAAGGGCCACCGATACCCAGCACGCCCGCGCAGGCGGATTCCACGCTCCAAGAACGCTGGCGGCATAGTTGAATACCACCGGGACGTAATCGTTTTCTTCGGAACGATATTGGGCCAACGCCGCAGCGATTTGCTTGCTGTTTGCCTGGCAGGCAACCAACCTCGCCTGCTCACGTGCCTGACGGAGAGACGGCAACAACACCGCTATGAGCAACGCCAGTATTACTACGACAACAAGCACTTCGATCAGCGTGAAACCGACCCGTGAACTGTGGGAGATGTTGCGCCGCGCCTTTTTCACCGACCCGGGGCAACCCAACGTGCCAATAGTCGCGGTGTGTACCGCCATCCTGCCTCTCCTGCCACGCCTACGGCTCCCTCGGGGGTGCCGTCGATTGTCTTTGAATGAGTTCGCCTTCCAAAAAAACGGTTTCAATATGCGGAACCGGGTTATGAATCCGCCGCATCAGCAATTGTGCGGCCTGCTGGCCGATACGGTATTTGGGCTGAGCGTAGGTTGTGAGCCACGACGGCTGTTCCAGATTGAAACCCGCCGCATCGAACCCCACGACCGACAGATCTGCGGGGATTCTCAGACCGAGTTCTGCTGCGACCGCCGCCACCGTCTCCGCAATAGGATCGTTGGCCCCAAAAACCGCGGTCGGCCGACGATCGGACGGCAAAGAAAGCAACTCGCGAGCAGCCGTGCGCCCATGGTCCTGATACACGTCGTCGCTGACCTTGGTCCAGACCGGATCGATCGGCTGACCATGCTTATGCAACATGAAACGATATCCCTGAAGCCTCTCTTCAACCGTGGAGACATTTGCCGTCCCGATGAATCCGATCCGTCGATGCCCGAGAGCCAGAAGATGTGACATTAGTTGCTCGGCTCCCAATCGGTTGTTGGTGGCCACCAGATCAGCCTCGCAGCCCGGCAGCCGTTTGTCGATCAGGACCAGTGGCAACCGACGTTCGAGGATCTCGACTATGGGCTGGTGCGAATCAGAGGGGTCGGATGAAGGCGATACGATGAAGCCATCCAGACCTTTTCGTATCAAACTGGATATTCCCTGTTTTTCTGCTCCCGTCTCCAGCCCTCCCTCCAGGACGGCATGGTAACCCCAGTGCACCAATTCGCTGCGGATACCGTCGAGCATGGGCCCATACAGCGGGCCTGACGGCCAGTTGAACCACACTCCCACCAGCATTGACCGCTCGCCACGTCGGCGCCTTTCTTCTGGCGAGATCCGGAATGTGCCTCGACCTTGCCGTTTCGCGATAAATCCTTCGTTGGTCAACTCGGC
This genomic window contains:
- a CDS encoding GntR family transcriptional regulator — translated: MTPVVRGSKARFLKESLLREMTEQRIPIGARLPSESELMARFAVSRTTVRQALAELTNEGFIAKRQGRGTFRISPEERRRRGERSMLVGVWFNWPSGPLYGPMLDGIRSELVHWGYHAVLEGGLETGAEKQGISSLIRKGLDGFIVSPSSDPSDSHQPIVEILERRLPLVLIDKRLPGCEADLVATNNRLGAEQLMSHLLALGHRRIGFIGTANVSTVEERLQGYRFMLHKHGQPIDPVWTKVSDDVYQDHGRTAARELLSLPSDRRPTAVFGANDPIAETVAAVAAELGLRIPADLSVVGFDAAGFNLEQPSWLTTYAQPKYRIGQQAAQLLMRRIHNPVPHIETVFLEGELIQRQSTAPPREP
- a CDS encoding prepilin-type N-terminal cleavage/methylation domain-containing protein — its product is MAVHTATIGTLGCPGSVKKARRNISHSSRVGFTLIEVLVVVVILALLIAVLLPSLRQAREQARLVACQANSKQIAAALAQYRSEENDYVPVVFNYAASVLGAWNPPARACWVSVALRKYDQGTNHLGSRYGGQFDPETVWDRATKDAYEAKAMPEQYACPFERGRGPGHETWRDEGFFRFYEKQGRFESFQTWLWENIVPQRLPAHGVAWPSGKGAAGDGLPRFASFSWNKIRVPQELRTTFADGLPVPSIEGSLLPGGRPNDPSKSACRRWTMGDVKRLRSGSMSTSAVAFCAAGEHILGDQPNQLIGRANVGSHRRSGAGGTNVVFADTHVEWVRGTQIGWP